Proteins from one Phytoactinopolyspora mesophila genomic window:
- a CDS encoding pyridoxamine 5'-phosphate oxidase → MSFVMTSAERESFLSGIHVGVLAVERDGRAPLAVPIWYDYEPGGDVLLWMHRDSIKDQLISKAGRLTLVAQTEQAPYKYVSVEGPVVSNGEAPTRQQALAITRRYLPDDEAVAYVDGSLGEVSILVRMRPEKWLSNDQSK, encoded by the coding sequence ATGTCGTTTGTCATGACCAGCGCCGAGCGTGAATCGTTTCTCTCCGGCATCCACGTCGGAGTGCTGGCCGTGGAACGCGACGGGCGAGCTCCACTGGCCGTGCCCATCTGGTACGACTACGAGCCAGGAGGCGACGTCCTGCTCTGGATGCACCGCGACAGCATCAAGGACCAGCTCATCAGCAAAGCCGGACGGCTCACGCTGGTCGCCCAGACCGAGCAGGCGCCCTACAAGTACGTCTCCGTCGAGGGACCGGTGGTGAGCAACGGCGAGGCCCCCACACGCCAGCAGGCGCTGGCCATCACGCGACGCTATCTCCCCGACGACGAGGCTGTCGCCTACGTCGATGGCTCCCTCGGCGAGGTGTCGATCCTCGTGCGCATGCGCCCGGAGAAATGGCTGAGTAACGACCAGAGCAAGTAA
- a CDS encoding alpha/beta fold hydrolase: MSGIEWRKRTVTSNGVSLAVRESSGEGPAVIFLTGLGTPQSVWSRVAERISGEHRVITFDYRGHGRSGVAGEYSFDLLLDDVSAVLDATDARNPLLCGWSLGADLAVWHAAGHSDVHHVIALDGGIPAEPVAAEADWMDSWRARLLGGLARMFGAGVRMSTGELLALTDELHERRRSILDAYARVSCPVEVVLAETPNDAVAAGRTEGGTGQVSDETWRAGAHRLAAAYPNVPIRWLESDHAMPIRVPHRIADLIAGAFHPQQPGGD; this comes from the coding sequence ATGTCAGGCATTGAGTGGCGGAAGAGAACGGTCACATCCAACGGTGTGTCGCTCGCGGTCCGGGAAAGCAGTGGCGAAGGCCCTGCCGTCATATTTCTGACCGGTTTGGGGACCCCGCAAAGTGTGTGGAGTCGGGTGGCTGAGCGGATCAGCGGAGAACACCGGGTGATCACGTTCGACTACCGTGGACACGGCCGATCGGGGGTCGCGGGAGAGTATTCGTTCGACCTGCTTCTCGACGACGTGTCGGCGGTCCTCGACGCTACTGATGCGCGAAATCCGTTGCTGTGCGGCTGGTCCTTAGGTGCCGACCTCGCGGTCTGGCATGCTGCCGGCCATTCGGACGTACACCACGTGATCGCCCTGGACGGCGGCATTCCGGCCGAGCCTGTCGCCGCGGAGGCAGACTGGATGGATAGTTGGAGGGCCCGGCTGCTGGGTGGACTGGCGCGGATGTTCGGAGCCGGAGTGCGGATGAGCACGGGGGAGCTACTTGCGCTGACCGACGAACTCCACGAGCGGCGCCGCTCCATCCTGGACGCGTATGCGCGGGTGTCGTGCCCCGTGGAGGTTGTCCTTGCGGAAACGCCGAACGATGCGGTCGCGGCCGGGCGGACCGAGGGGGGCACTGGGCAGGTGAGCGACGAGACTTGGCGGGCCGGTGCGCACCGCCTGGCCGCCGCCTACCCGAATGTGCCGATCCGCTGGCTGGAGAGCGATCACGCCATGCCGATCCGGGTGCCTCATCGGATTGCTGACCTGATCGCCGGCGCTTTTCACCCGCAGCAGCCAGGTGGGGACTGA
- a CDS encoding helix-turn-helix domain-containing protein, protein MTDESLHELLKAADSPRAIDSLRALAELRREVQRREAVLVRRARNDGASWAQIAEALGVSKQSAHRKYGGKGFLLRGS, encoded by the coding sequence ATGACGGACGAGAGCCTGCACGAGTTGCTCAAGGCAGCCGACAGCCCTCGGGCGATCGACTCGTTGCGTGCGCTGGCTGAACTCCGCCGCGAGGTTCAGCGCCGCGAAGCGGTCCTCGTCCGCCGTGCCCGCAACGACGGCGCGTCGTGGGCGCAGATCGCGGAGGCCCTCGGCGTCTCCAAGCAGTCGGCACACCGCAAGTACGGCGGCAAGGGCTTCCTGCTCAGAGGGTCGTAG
- the nadA gene encoding quinolinate synthase NadA: MTVTDPQSAAPLPLLLLGRGADPSTERGVECPGDLPSASDPDLVDRARKAREALGERAFLLGHHYQRDEVIQFADVSGDSFKLARDAAARPEAEFIIFCGVHFMAESADILTGDHQQVILPDLAAGCSMADMARILQVEDAWARLADAGVASSTVPVTYMNSSADIKAFVGRNGGAVCTSSNAQRALEWAFEQGEKVLFFPDQHLGRNTAVLQMGFSLEDCIVIDPHQPGFGVTDEELRNARILLWKGHCSVHGRFTADSVREVRERVPGVNVLVHPECKYEVVTQADYIGSTEYIIKTIDEAPSGSAWAVGTELNLVKRLADRHPDKNVVFLDRNVCFCSTMNRIDLPHLVWAMESLVEGRVVNRIQVDPDTAHWAGVALDRMLALPGISPAKD; this comes from the coding sequence GTGACCGTCACCGATCCACAGAGCGCTGCTCCGTTGCCCCTGCTTCTGCTGGGCCGCGGCGCTGACCCCTCCACCGAACGCGGCGTGGAGTGTCCGGGTGACCTGCCCTCCGCGAGCGACCCCGATCTGGTCGACCGGGCTCGCAAGGCCAGGGAGGCGCTCGGCGAGCGGGCGTTCCTGCTCGGCCACCATTATCAGCGCGACGAGGTCATCCAGTTCGCCGACGTCAGCGGCGACTCCTTCAAGCTGGCCCGGGACGCCGCCGCCCGGCCGGAGGCCGAGTTCATCATCTTCTGCGGCGTGCATTTCATGGCCGAGTCCGCCGACATCCTGACCGGCGACCACCAGCAGGTCATCCTGCCCGATCTCGCCGCTGGCTGCTCGATGGCAGACATGGCGCGGATCTTGCAGGTGGAGGACGCGTGGGCCCGGCTGGCCGACGCGGGTGTCGCGTCGTCGACCGTCCCCGTCACGTACATGAACTCCTCCGCCGACATCAAGGCGTTCGTCGGGCGCAACGGCGGTGCGGTGTGCACATCCAGCAACGCCCAGCGCGCCCTGGAATGGGCGTTTGAACAGGGCGAGAAGGTCTTGTTCTTCCCCGACCAGCACCTGGGCCGCAACACCGCCGTGCTGCAGATGGGGTTCTCTCTCGAAGACTGCATCGTCATCGACCCGCACCAGCCCGGTTTCGGCGTCACCGACGAAGAACTCCGCAACGCGCGGATCTTGCTGTGGAAGGGACACTGCTCCGTGCACGGTCGTTTTACGGCTGATTCGGTGCGTGAAGTACGCGAACGGGTGCCTGGTGTGAATGTGCTGGTGCACCCGGAGTGCAAGTACGAGGTAGTCACACAAGCCGACTACATCGGGTCCACGGAGTACATCATCAAGACCATCGACGAGGCTCCGTCCGGCTCGGCGTGGGCCGTGGGCACCGAGCTGAACCTGGTCAAGCGGCTGGCTGACCGGCACCCGGACAAGAACGTGGTCTTCCTCGACCGCAATGTGTGTTTCTGCTCCACCATGAACCGGATCGATCTGCCCCACCTGGTCTGGGCCATGGAGAGCCTGGTCGAGGGCCGTGTGGTCAACCGCATCCAGGTCGACCCCGACACCGCCCACTGGGCCGGTGTGGCTCTGGACCGGATGCTGGCCCTTCCCGGCATCAGCCCCGCCAAAGACTGA